The Pan paniscus chromosome 21, NHGRI_mPanPan1-v2.0_pri, whole genome shotgun sequence region ATGAACAAAAGCAGACCAGAGCTCTTGGAAAAGAAACCTACCTATTGTTCATAATGCAAGCCCCTTACCCTTCACTGGAATAAATTCATTTGGGACACTGGGGAGAGTTTAGGATGGGTCTTCAGAATTTACATGTTAGGGAAGCCGAGAAAGCAAAGGAATATTTCAACAACAGGAAACTACACTACGACAAAGACTAGTTTACACTTGTTCCTGTCTAACCATGACTTAGCAAATGGCCAGGAAAGCCACTACCTGGTTCCCGTGGTATAGGAATGTACCTAGTATAAGCACAACCAAGCACTTAGTTGTGACTTAAAACCCTCAACTGTTGAAGAACAGGAACCTTATTTTGCTTTTCCACCAAAGTATAAGTGCTGGGTGCACACCACTGCAAAAATCTGTTAGTATGAGATACAGCTATGGCTAAGCTGTACATTCATGTGAAGTTGTCTTAAAAGCTTGAAGGTGACAGGTGCTTCCAATTCCAATCTGTCAATTCAATGGTCATAGAAGTAAAGCAGCTCATCCACATCAGTAATTAGTAGTTGCATTAATGTCCATCACTTCAGTCAGAGTTACAGCACAGGGACCCTACTGGTCCCACAGGCCAAACCACAGAAGGGAGTTATGTATAAAGGCTGGGCCACTCTCCAGCCCCCACTGCAATCTAATgtgtggagtacagtggagtgtgGCATTAACAAACTTCCAAGTGGgatcaaagaaaaatcaaggcaaTCAGAGGCACTGGTACCAGTTGGTGTGATTTAAAACCTTttaagaaactgaggccaggcatagtggctcacacctgtaatcccagcactttgagaggccaaggcgggagcatcgcttgagccccggagttcaagaccggcctgagcCACATAGTGAAACTACCCCTCCACTCCACCATCACCCCTACCCCAGCAAttacctcatctctacaaaaaaatttaaaaaaaaaaaagctacttaggaggctgaagcaggattgcttgagcccaggacatctaggttacagtgagctgactgcactccagcctgggcagcagagcaagaccatctcaaaaaaaaaaaaaaaaaagaaacaaaaaaactatttaacCCTCTTAAATCCTTCCCACTGTGTGACTTGTGGTGTAGCACCATGTGGTTGTTATCATTTGATATGAAGCACAAACTCTAAGtgacaaggcttttttttttttttttgagacagggtcttgctatgttactcacGCTAGtctcaattcctgggctcaagcgatcctcccacctcagcctcccaaagtgctgggattacaggtgtgacccaccacacccagcctgacaaGTCTTATCCACCAATCAAAAGCTATGAATGAACTACTCCCACccattaggaggctgaggctagagacaGCAGTGAAGGGGCTTCAGTCTAAGAGTTTTAAGTCCTGGTTACGAGCAGGTTTACTATATAAGCAAGCAAAGGGAGGAAATGAACAGCAGCAGAATGGAGGGAATGAACCATCAAGTAGCCCATTTGAATACAGTACAGCTCATTCCTAAAATGAGTTAAATACACTCAACACCTTTGACTGTTCATACTGAATTATGTTCTCTTGCTGGGCATTGCCCCACAACGAAATAGTCATCTCCTATCATGAAATGGCAAGCCATTAATTAAGCAAAATGACTTGAAACTAGTAAGTTACTAAGATCAATATCCAGATGTCTGGAACAACTGGGGAGCCAATTCCAATGCTCAGCTGTGTCATTTACCACTTCTCTATATGACGTCTGCTGAGTCTCTATGCCCTAacctttaacattttaattaaaaaaaaaaatagggccgggcatggtggctcatgcctgtaatcccagcactttgggaggctgaggtgggtggatcacctgaggtcaggagttcgagaccagcctggccaacatggtgaaaccccatctctactaaagatacaaaaaaaattggctgggcatggtggcagatgcccataatcccagctactcgggaggctgaggcaggagaatcgcttgaacccgggaggcagaggttgcagtgagctgagatcacgccatcgcactccagcctgggggacaagcgtgagactttgtctcaaaaaaacaaaacaaaacaaaaaaagagcgcTTCACAAATTGCgtgtcatccttgtgcaggggccatgctaatcttctctgtttAATTCGTTTTtaatatgtgctgctgaagcaagcacatcttaaaCATTTTCACTGGAAGGAGGTCCGTGAGGCTATTGACAGAATTCAAGGGATTTGGTTGTGATTTTTCCCAGCACTCTTTCCTGCCCTTAGACTTTCAGAGTGCTGTCCTTCTGTCCCTGGGTCTGAAATGTTTGTCAGGTGGCTTTTTCCTCCTTCTGGACTCCAGTGATAGAGCAGTATGTAGAGTAGCAAGCCACCGTGGCTACTCACTGCTAGTTAACGTTGATCCAGAAAAGGAGTCATACTCTAGGATGCTTTTGAGACTCTAACACAAAGCAGCCAAAGCACCAAGAATAAACCCAAGAACAGCATGGTAAAGAATTACCATttaccagctgggcacggtggctcacgcctgtaatcccagcactttgggaggccgaggtgggcggatcatgagatcaggaggtGGGGActatgctggccaacatggcaaaaccccgtctctactaaaaatgaaaaaaaaaaaaaaattagctgggcatggtggcacgcacctatagtctcagctactgagaggctgaggcaggagaatcgctgaacccaggaggtggaggttgcagtgagccgagatcgcaccactgcactccagcctgggcgacagatacagactccatctcaaaaaaaaaaaaaaaattaccatttacCTGAGCAGGAGATGAACTTGCTTATGTTGTTGAATACAGAGGGGTTTTCCCAGAAAAGTCACTGTAACATCAGAGAATTGTGCTACTACCAGAGTACACTCTTTCCAGAACATTTCACAAGTCAAAATGATCAGATTCTATACTAAAAAGATGAGACTGAAATAAagccatttttaataaaaaaggaaagccgTAAGTTTGATTCTACCATACCCTGTAAAAGCTCTACTTTTGGGAGATTAGTGATGATGCACATAGTTGATAAACTATTTCTTGCTGTAAAACACTGGAAAGCAGGTAACAATGAATTACATTAACTGATCTCTCCTGAACAAGAAAAGGAGACATATTATCACACGGTCCACCCCTTTCAGATGGTAAAAGCCATTTTGGATATCTGTAGGCAGCTGATTTCACTTGTCCATTGCTTAGTCAAATCCCGATTATTTAATAATGGCTCAGCTACTACCTGGAATTATGTTATGTCTAGCCCCCTCTAAAACACACTGGGTATCCAAATTCTAATACAAGCTAAACTCTTTCAAGATAAAAAGTTTTCAACATTTAAGGGCTTTGTTTGCCAACACATCATACACATAAAATTCTGAAAAGGTGGATACTATGGACTTGAATCAAGTTTCCTCCCTGCTGTTCCAAGTATCCTCTTCTCTTGACACTTCAGCATTAGCAGGCAAGGATAAGCAACAATTTTTACCTCTCCAAGATTATCAAATCTACCTCTCCAAAGGcacaaaatattttcaggtttaaaaacaaaacaaaacaaaaaccctgacgAGATAATATTATAGCTCAGTAAAGTACTTTTGTGCAGTTAAAGCATTAAAAGCAtcagcctgttttattttttgacaagTTTATTGAACAGTATTCAAgacttcatctttataaacaaaaacCTCTGCTGAGTGATGCCAAGGCAGTATTTGCTGGCAATGTTGTGGCCATATTGGCAACAAGCCATTTTGTTGTGTTTGGTTTCTAAAGTCTGGACTACTATAGAACTGCcagtaaaacaatttaaatgtggCAATTTTGCAAgggtggaaaataatttttaaagtgaccACTTCCAGAAATTCTTTCCAAAAGATTTGACTAGCagcaattttacattttctttactcatttcCCGAGTGTTCTTAAAATTGATGAGATTTTACACTTGGCCCATACCTGTACACAACCACAGACTCCAGTAAAAGGGAGCTGGAATTTAAGGCTTTCACGCATCCTTGTTTTTATGCAAGGCTGACTATTTCCACCTAAAAATGTAATGTTTGCTTACTTCCATACAGTCCTAGATTTTCATCCAGTGGGTTAAGACTGGCCTTAACTACATTGAATATTACTacctgaaattttaaataaagtttccTAATCGAATTTTCATTGTTGATGCTTTGACAACTTGGAGTACAAAGCTAGGAACTACATTTCACTTAacactgtttcattttttaaaaagccactaataataattgtacatcCAAACTACTGTGTAAACACAGAACACACCTCCAAATTATGCTTGTGAACTAAATGTTTCACTAAAGTTCagaaaagtttacaaatttgctTATTTATGACATACATTTGTAGATTTCTCTAATcctttaaatcaaaagaaaaatgaacaccaataaaaaaaatcagaagggagaggaaaaaaaattaaatctaatgGAAAATATTCTCTTCCATTAATGTCAGAATcaccaaaaacagacaataaaatttacacataaaattgaaaatatcatgaTAGTGTTTACAAATGCACACAACTTTGAGCAAAGCTTTACAAATCCTTCATACCATACaaagcaaatgagaaaataatgtcAATTCATTTCTACCCCAAACCTAGTTCTTAGGAGAAAATTCGCAGGAAGAGAGGTATGAGTAGTTTCACAGAAtacattttcaagaattttttaaaaactgaaactcCAATGCCCAGAACAAGATAAACAGTATCCTTAGCAGTTAGCACTGTTAATAAATCTCAGATACACAAAAATCAAGTTCCAGAGGGCAAAGCATTTAATTACAGTCCACAACGAGCACTGTTGTGATTCATATAAAACATAGTTCTCTCCAATTTCTACACAAACcgctcttttaatttatttaattagatgAACAATGAAATCGTTTTCCTTTTCGGCATTTATCTAAGATGTAGAAATAACAAAGTAGTTGCAATAAAGtgtatgaaatatttaataagaatgTACGAACATATAACCAAAATAAATtgtgaaaaaagataaaagacttTCATCTTCAAACAAcccatttttctaaaatgaaaatagcttTCCAATGGAGAAAATATCTGTGGCTGAAATACAACTCTCAAGCAGTGCTGAAGTTTTTTGCATTGTCTTTGGAATGAGAAATGATTACTTAACATTAACTTAAATTAAACAGCATATACAAACGTTATATTGCTTTTGAAATTGAGGAGGCAGTATCTAGTGATCGGTCAAAGCAAATCTGTATTCATGAATTATCGAAAGACCCACAACATAGTCACCTCTTGAGTCTAAACAATCCTTCTCTTAAACAAAAATCCTGTACTGTCAATCCTCTAAGATTGTAGTGATAAAAAGCCTTTTCAAATCTTATCAAATGAAACTGTTGCCACTCTTAAATTACACAACCGCTGTATTTCAGTGTTCCACTGACTCACACCACCAAAAAggcactgtatatatatatagtttaataggaaatacttattttaaaagactgaccCCTTTGTAACTACACTGATTTGTAGGAAATGTTGGGGATGTTTCAAACGAAGACAAAGGGGCcatgtaaaagataaaatttggtTTTCATGATCTCTCATCTATCTCTCCTTCTGTATTGTTTATAATGTGACACATTTTCAGAGCATTGACTAGGGAAAGTAACCATAACTAGAGCCTTGTAAGGCCAAGTGTTTTCATCACAAGGAAAGTAACCATAATTAGAGCCTTTTATGACAGtgagaaaatttgtttttcatatcATCTCACCTATCTCCCCTTCCGTATTGTTTATAATATAATGTGACACATCTTCAGAGCACTGACTAGGGAAATCATAATTAGAGCCTTGTAAGGCAAGTGTTTTCATGACAAGGACACTTACCAACCAGAACTCatgtggtcctcctgccttagtgTCCTGAATACCAAAGAAAAGAGTATGAAAGGGTCAAGAATCTCAATTTTCTCCTCTGGCGGCTGCACTTGTACTCTGTATGAAGACTTTTAGTAAACAGGCTCCTGATCGAACAACTATGCCAAAAAGCCTCCAAATAACAGGACTAACACGTATCAATCTATGAACCAGCATACGGATCTTTTATTCTATACTACTACTGCTAACAAAGATAATTTCAACTTCAGTTTTAAAAACCTAGATATAACACTTTCTTATGAATGGGCCCCTCTGTTTAAAGGCCAAAATTTCACATAATCGGGACAGGAGGAAATTGATACTACAATTAGTCCATCATGAAAAGGACTTCAAATCAAGTATCTTAAACACATTATTAAAAGTGGTTTCTGGTTTTCGATACCATCCAAACAACATGAACAATTTTTAAACTGACTAACCTAAATCGTGGCGGTCAAACCAAAAAGGCTCTGGTAGATAAAGGACTCCATAGTTTATTTTTATGGCAAAAGTCTTATTCCACACAGTTTAAAGTGTGACATTAGAAATCAAAGTTTGAGGTTATAGCACAAACGAAGTGTGGACTTTTATATTTagggaaaaaaaccaacaaaacagtTCTGCTCATTTACAAATGAGTCAATTAGACAAACAAAGCAGCAACTTCTGAAGCAAGACTGTCTATACAGCAAGGACCCTTAAGAAGCAATAAAGGTACATACAATGAATCTGTATACagaaattttattcaattttaaaagaaaatgaggacTTTAGACAAAGCTTTACCCTATAACAAAGCAAATCTGTCCAGCTTTAAACCAAATTCTGAGAGTAGCCAACTTCTATTTTCAGCAGCTGGCAAGAGCACCCTCAATGAGTTCTACtgacatttctattttcttcatccCATATGgtacaaaacaaaaccaatctAGACTCCTTGATAAGCTTTATGTGGTCATTTGAGTTTTACAAATGGTTTCTCTAATGATATGCCAAAATCATTTATGTGTTCTCTCCAGATAGCTTTACTGTAACATACAGCAATGTTTATCCTGGTGAGTGAGTCTTCTGTAAACAGTCAACCAATGCTCTATGTTATGGAAACCAAGCTATATGCAATTGAAACAATCCACAGGTTCTAACCTGGAAATACTAGGAAAACAATCTGGATGCATTAATCACAGCAATATGAAGATCTACCCTATAAAAAATGATGTGAATGGCTACCCTAATACAAGTTTTACTTTTCTTGAACCTATAGGCCTGTCATTTAAGTCAATGACAGCAGCTGTGGCTTCATCCCGAGACTCAAAGGCCACCATGGCTTCACCTGTGGGCATAcctttttcattgtattttaaacACACTGAGCCTGGGATTACTTGATAGCcataaaagaaatctaaaatctCATCAATAGACACAGTAAAGGGCATGTTTTGCACTTTAATTACTGTCGGTCCTGGTTTTCCAGAACTAGATGCAAAGCCAGGGGGACCACCAATATGGattgggccagggccagggccggggccggggccaggCCCAAAAGCTGGTGGCCCACCCAAATGCCCAGGGGCACTTCCAAGACCAGGAGGGCCACTTCCAAACCCCGGGGGACCGCCTAAGCTACCAGGGCCATTTCCAAAATTCTGAGGGCCCCCTCCAAATCCCGATGGCCCACTTAAATTGTTTGGTCCACCTCCAAAACCCGGAACATCCAGTCCTAGACCAGGCAAACCACTGTTTCCAACTGAAGGCATACCAGGCCTAGCATCACCAAAGGCCCCGCCTCCTAATCCTGGAGGAGGGATTGGTGGCCCAAAGGCATTTGATCCACCAAAATTACCAGGAAAGTTAAATGGAGGCCCATTGTTGGCTTCCTTTGATCCTACAGTCAGGAAGGCATGCTCTTCACCTCCTGCACTAGGTATTCCTGCACTGGGCATTCCCGCACCAGGCAGTCCTGCACTGGTTATTGCTGAACCAGGCAGTCCTGTGCTGGGCAGGCCTGCACCGGGAAGTCCTGCACTGGGCAGTCCCACACCGGGCAGTCCTGCATTGGGCATTCCTGGAACTGCAGGATTACCTGGCACAGGCATCTTTAATCCCTTTTTTCCTTGGGCAGGGGGATTTTTCTCAATCTCTCTCATATCTTCTAGGGTAACTACATGAACAAAAGCTTCTCTCCCATTAAGTTTTTTACGGTGTAAGCGTTCAGACTTACGTGcatcatcttcatttttaaactgAACCAATGCCTGTCCTAGACCTTGCCCATTGTTATCAACAAGAACATGTACAGCATTTTCATCCACTGGGATTCCTTCTAGGAACTGAAGAACATCCATCTTTGTAATGCTGAATGGAATATTTGTTATGTGGGCACAGACTTTGGCAGAGTTGACATCCCCCTCTGGATTTAGTATCATTTCCCTCTGGTCATAGCTGAAGTTCTGCAGTCTTTTTCGAATCATATCTATCTTTTCTAGCATACCTTTCTTAGTAATTGGATGAACTTGAATAAAGCGATTGCCCATGTACTGTTTATGACGACACAGAGCAGCCTTATAGTCAGCCTCATTTCTGAACTCTACAAAGCCTTCGCCAGTTGCTTTCCCATTGGGTCCATAAGCTATATAAATACTATCTTCCACAAtatccagctttttaaaaaaatcaatgacatgTTTGTTTTCTGCTTCAAATGGTAGCCCTTTCAAGTAAACACAAAAACCAGCCTCATGTGGTGATCTTGACCTTGATCTTTTCTGCCCACTGGGCGATTTTGACCTGGGAAGTGTCTGAGGAGGGGGATGAGTTTGTCCAGAAGGTCCCATATTTTGCTTAAAAGTGATATGGCCTCCAGCAGCTACCCACTGTCTTTCTGTGGCAGGGCTAACTTCCACATAGCGTTGAATCATCAGCATTCTGTTTCGTTTCAAAGCTTCAAATGTATCTTGAGGGGAGAGAAACTTAACCAATCCATTCCCATTATTTCGACCTACATGATCTTTCAACAAATGCACTGCATCAACACGGAGCCCATGAAAAAAATCTCTGACATCATTTTCCATTGCAGAAAAGGGCATTCCATGCACACTGACATACAGATCATCAGGGTTGATGGGGAGTGGCTTCACACTGCTCTGAGAGTTCATCTGGATAGGGTTAACAGGATTCAACGGACCAAGAAACATAGGATTCAGGTTATTGTTCAAATTCATAGGTGCTCCAGAGCCATTCATTCCAGCAGGTAGAGGTGCCACAGGTGGCGGATTCAAGGGCGGCATGCCCGACATGGGTGGCAGTGGGGTCATGGGTGGCACAGAAGGAACTGGGGGAATCGGGGGCACAGGAGGCACAGGAGGCAATGTAGGTACTGGAGGAGGAACTGGAATTGGGGG contains the following coding sequences:
- the RBM12 gene encoding RNA-binding protein 12 isoform X1, with protein sequence MAVVIRLQGLPIVAGTMDIRHFFSGLTIPDGGVHIVGGELGEAFIVFATDEDARLGMMRTGGTIKGSKVTLLLSSKTEMQNMIELSRRRFETANLDIPPANASRSGPPPSSGMSSRVNLPTTVSNFNNPSPSVVTATTSVHESNKNIQTFSTASVGTAPPNMGASFGSPTFSSTVPSTASPMNTVPPPPIPPIPAMPSLPPMPSIPPIPVPPPVPTLPPVPPVPPIPPVPSVPPMTPLPPMSGMPPLNPPPVAPLPAGMNGSGAPMNLNNNLNPMFLGPLNPVNPIQMNSQSSVKPLPINPDDLYVSVHGMPFSAMENDVRDFFHGLRVDAVHLLKDHVGRNNGNGLVKFLSPQDTFEALKRNRMLMIQRYVEVSPATERQWVAAGGHITFKQNMGPSGQTHPPPQTLPRSKSPSGQKRSRSRSPHEAGFCVYLKGLPFEAENKHVIDFFKKLDIVEDSIYIAYGPNGKATGEGFVEFRNEADYKAALCRHKQYMGNRFIQVHPITKKGMLEKIDMIRKRLQNFSYDQREMILNPEGDVNSAKVCAHITNIPFSITKMDVLQFLEGIPVDENAVHVLVDNNGQGLGQALVQFKNEDDARKSERLHRKKLNGREAFVHVVTLEDMREIEKNPPAQGKKGLKMPVPGNPAVPGMPNAGLPGVGLPSAGLPGAGLPSTGLPGSAITSAGLPGAGMPSAGIPSAGGEEHAFLTVGSKEANNGPPFNFPGNFGGSNAFGPPIPPPGLGGGAFGDARPGMPSVGNSGLPGLGLDVPGFGGGPNNLSGPSGFGGGPQNFGNGPGSLGGPPGFGSGPPGLGSAPGHLGGPPAFGPGPGPGPGPGPIHIGGPPGFASSSGKPGPTVIKVQNMPFTVSIDEILDFFYGYQVIPGSVCLKYNEKGMPTGEAMVAFESRDEATAAVIDLNDRPIGSRKVKLVLG